The Phycisphaeraceae bacterium genome contains the following window.
GCCCGGGCCGCCGCTGCCGCCCTGGCCGCCGCTGCCGCCTGCGCCCGGCAGCATGTCGGCGACGGTGTTGTTCACGAACGAGACGATCTGGCTGTTGTTGAACGCGCCGAGCGCCGCGACCTGCCCGCCGGCGCCGCCGGTTCCGCCCAGGTTGCCTGCGCTTCCTCCGTTGCGCGCCGACCCGCCGTTGCCGGCTGTGCAGAAGAGGCCCGTGCAGTTCCCGCCTCTGCCGCCGTCGCCGCCCCGCCCGCCGTTGCCCTTCCTGCCGCCGGTTCCACCGGCGCCCGCTTCGATGTTGTAGATGAGATTCTGGAAGGCGTAGAGATCGTCGGTCGCGGACTCGATCCTGATCGCTTCCGCCCGGCCGCCGACGCCGCCGATGCCTCCCGGCCCGCCGAAGCCGGGAGCTCCGCCGGTCCCGCCGTTGCCACCGCTGGTGAGACCGTTCAGGCCATGGCCGCCACGCCCGCCGCCCCCGCCCGTGCCGCCGACGCCGCCGGTCCCGCCGACGCCGCCCCGGATGTTGCGGATGGTGTTGTAGCCGATGGTCGCGCGCGCGCCCTGGGACACGAGGATGCCGTACGCGGCGCGGCCCTCGCCGCCAGTCCCGCCACCGCCGCCAGGTGAACCGCTCCCGCCCATGGAGCCGTGGGGTGAGAAGAGTTCTCCGTCTGCGCCCGGGCTGCCGGCCGTGCCGAACGAACCCGTCGAGCCCATCGAGCCCGGAGACCCAACGATGCTCTCGATCGTGCAGCCAAGGATGATCGGGCTGGCGTCGCCGCCGCGCACGCGGATCCCGCTCGGGCTGGAGACGACCTGGAAGAGCGGGCCGAGCTGGCGGATCGTGCTGTTCTGGATCACGGGCGACGCGTCGATGATCTCGATGCCGTTCTCGCGGAAACGCTCGATGAGCGCGCCGGTGATCTCGCCGTCGGACCCAGGCTCGAAACGCAGGCCGACCCAGGAGCTCCCTTGGGGCTGGAAGCGCACCGGCGTCCCCGGCGTGCCGTTGACCAGCAGCGTGCCCGTGGGCCCGACGACGAACGCGGCGTCCGTGCCCATGCGCACCGTGACGCCCGGCTCGATGATGAGCGTGTCCGTAACCGTGAAGGTCGCGGTGAGGGTGACCGTGCTGCCGGCGGTCCATGTGGTCTGCGCCGAGCAGACGCCGCCGCTCGCGAACGCGACAACCGCCGCCGCGCCAACGACTTTGAGGAAAGACCCGACACCGTGAGATGAGGTGCGTTGCATCGCCCTGCTCCTTTCCATGGGGGTCCCGGAGTGGGACCCCACGGGAAGAGGGGCGACATCGGGGCGGGGCGCGCCCGGAAGAAGGAGAGAACGCTCACTCCGCCGCGGCGTGCTGCTGCATGAACTGGAGCCATGCCGCCTGAACACCCGCGAGGTTGGCGTCGAGGCGTTGCTGGACCAGCGCAACCGTGGGGTCGCTCTGGGCCGCGGCCAGCGCGGCCCGCTCGTCCTGCGTGAACGCGCCGTCGGGCAGGCTGTCGTGTTCCGACACAAGAGCCTAACACGATTCTCCTCTATCTCACCCAGCTGCCCCACCCAATTAAATCATCAAGCACAACCCTAGAATACTCGTTGTCAATAAACATCTTCCTGCCACAACTTCGCTCCCGAACAGGAAAGGATCGGGCTACTACCCAGCTTCTAATCTGAGAATAAAACTTTCTCAGACTCAACGGCGGACGCTCTTCCACATCGTTGATAAAGTAGGTCGGATAGTAGGACGCGAAGCCGACAGTCCGCTGCGCGGCCGTCGCCACACCTTGCGAAAGACTTATCTCAATAACCGGCCCCCACGACCGAGACGCGGCGGAGTACATTGGCCCGAAATGAATATTATTTACAAGATAAGTAACCGGATTTGTTATTGTATACAAATCAGACAGAACATTAAATGGCCCAATGGCTCTGCCGCGATAGGAAAGCACTTCGTCGGCGCTTGTCAGCACTGGGAACTGCGGGACAGTGTGGCCGTACGGCACAACGAGAAACCGTCCTCCCATCTGAAGGATGAACTCAATCATGCCGTACTGCTGAGTTTCCGTGAGAACGAACTCGATTTCAGGCATGCAGCTACTCGTCCTTCGCTCGCTTCCAGTTCGTCAACTTTCCGCTGATGATACGGTGTCCCCTTCGAGCCGTACGGGTTGTTGATACTCTCCGTCGTGACCCATGTCCCGAGCGCCGGATCGTACCAGAGTCCGTTCGCGCGTCATGCGCCGCGAGATACGGTGCGTCACCCCAAAACGACACGCGGCCCCCAGGATCGCTCCTGCGGGCCGCCGTTATTGGCTCGCGTGTCTCGGCCGTAATGACCCCACGGGGATTCGAACCCCGGTTTCCAGGATGAGAACCTGGCGTCCTAGACCAGGCTAGACGATGGGGCCGGGCTTGTCGGTCCGGCGGCTGGATGGCCGCCGCTCCCGGTCTCATTTCCGGGAGAGGCAACGGTACGACCGACCACGCCGGTGGTCAATCCCTCGGCCCCCGGGGGCGCCGGCGGGCGTCGTGCCGCGGGCGTCCCGCTCAGGCCTTCACGCCGGTCGACAGGCGACGGAGTTGGGCCAGCGCGTAGACCGCGGCCTCGGACTCGCTGCCGCCCACGACGGCGCCCGCCGGGGCGCCCTGCGCGTCGCGCCATTCGGCGCGATAGCAATCGAAGAGCTGCACGAAGCGGATGGACAGTTCGAAGCCCGCCGCGGCGAACTCTCGCTGGACGCGCAGCAGCCCGGGATAGACGCGACCCTCGGCGGTGTGCTGGCACCCGGTGGTGTCCATCGCCGACCAGCCGGTCGCCGTCAGTTCGTCGATCGCGAAGTCGAGTCCCATCGTCGGCCTCCTCCCTGCGCCGGGGCGCAGGCGAAGCGTGCATCCATCCATCATCGACCGATTCGCGAGGTCCGAACCGGGCTTGACGCCACCGGAACAAGTGTATCGCCCCTGCGCCCGGCGCGTCCATCAGGGTTTCGCGCGGGTGGCGCTGGTCCGGAGAGAAGCGGCCAAGCCCCGCCGCATGTCTGGCTTTACCGACCCCGGAACCGACCCCTACCGTCAGGTTATCAGGCGTCCCGCGGCGTCTGCGTGCGTTCTCCGGCCCATCCCCCACCGAGCCAAAGGCAGCCATGACGCCCCCTCCCGAGCATCCCGACGCGTCATCCCCGCCGATCAGCACACTGGGGGAACTCCGGGCGTCGGGGTATCGCCCCCGCTCGGTGAAAGCGGAACTGCGCGAGAACACCATCGCGGCCCTGCGCGAGAAGCGATCAATCTTCCCGGGGATCGTGGGCTACGAGCGCACCGTCGTGCCGGCGGTGATCGACGCGATCCTCGCGCAGCACGACACGCTGCTGCTGGGGCTGCGAGGGCAGGCCAAGACGCGCATCCTGCGCGCGATGGTGAACCTGCTCGACGAGTGGGTCCCGATCATCGCCGCCGAGGGCTGCGAACTGCCCGACGACCCCGTCGCGCCGGTGACGCTGACCGGTCGCGACGCCGTCGCGGCGCTGGGCGATTCGACGCCGGTGCGCTGGCTGCACCGCTCGGAGCGGTACCTCGAGAAACTCGCGACGCCGGATGTGACGGTCGCGGACCTGATCGGCGACATCGACATCATCAAGCACGCGCAGGGCTACACGCTGGCGGATGAGCGTTCGATGCACTTCGGGCTGATCCCGCGCGCGAACCGGGGGATCTTCGTGATCAACGAGTTGCCCGACCTGGCGCCGCGGATCCAGGTGGCGCTGTTCAATGTGCTGGAGGAGCGCGACATCCAGATCCGCGGGTACCCGGTGCGTCTGAATCTGGATGTGTGCCTGATGTTCTCGGCGAACCCGGAGGACTACACGAACCGCGGAAGGATCGTGACGCCGCTGAAGGACCGCATCGGGTCGGTGGTGCGCACGCACTACCCGAGCGATACGAAGGAGGCGATGCGGATCACGCGCGAGAACGCGTTCGTGGAGCGTGAGGGCGCGCGGGTGCGCGTGCCGGCGGTGATGCACGAGATCCTGGAAGAGACGGTGTCGCAGGCGAGGAAGTCGTCGCACATCAACCAGGCGTCGGGCGTGTCGGTGCGCGCGTCGATCGCGCTGCTGGAGTCGCTGATCTCGGCGGCGGAGCGCCGGGCGCTCTCGACCGGCGAGGGCGAGGTCGTGCCGCGGATCTGCGACACGGGGTATCTGCCGGCGGCGTGCCGCGGCAAGATCGAACTGATGTTGTCGGAAGACGGCGCGTCGGGCGACGGGAAGTCGACGGAGGACCGTCTGATCGAGGCGCTGCTGGGCGAGGCGGTGAAGCGCGTGGTCTCGCGCCTGATGCCGCTGAGCGAGGTGGACACGATCACCGAGGGGTTCACGAAGGGCATGCGCCTGCAACTGGGCGACGACATCTCGGCGTCGGACGCGATCGCGTCGATGGAGCATGTCGAGGGCCTGCTCTCGGCGGCGAAGACGATCGCGAAGAAGGCCGGCATGGACCCGTCCAACGAGCAGGACCTGGCGTGCGCGGGGGAACTCGCGCTGGAGTTCCTGTATGTGAACAACCGGCTGAGCAAACTGGGCGGGTCGATGTACGCTCGCTGAGCGGAGAGAAGAGATTCACCGCAGAGGACGCGGAGGGCGCGGAGGGGGAGAGAGTTGAAGAGAGGGTTTTCTGGGTGCCGCTGTCGGCTTGCCGACAGTGCTACCGCTTCTCCAATGCTCGATCTGAAAGCAGAGGTGGAGTAGAAGAGAGAGCACTGTCGGCAAGCCGACAGTGGCGCCCGGATGGTGTTGCGTTCAGTTACCGAGGGGGCTGACGGTGCGTGTCCAGGCGACGCTGTCGGCGCGGGGGAGGATGAGGTCGTCGAGGCCGCGGGATTCGTTGAGTCGCCAGAGGTTGGCCATCGTCGACTCGGAGGGCTCGATCCAGGACGCGGCGACGACGACGGGCTGCGCGGGCTCCGACGGAGAGAGCGGCGCGTCGGCGCGTTGGTGATCCGACGGAGGAGACGCAGCGGGCGCGCTGAAACCGAGCCACGCGACGATCGCCAGCGACGCGGCCAGCGCGAAGCCCGCGCCGACTGTGCCGAGCACGACGGCGCGCCGTCGCGATCGCTCGGCTCGCACGCGCGACAGGAATGCATCGCCCGCGAGCGGCGCGGCGCGTTCGTCCTCGGCCCACGCGTGGAGCAGGGTGTCGAGTCGTTCGTCAGGCATGATCGGTGTGCTCCAGAGCGCGGGGCGGGGTTGTATCCGGGTCGAGGGCGGCGCGGAGCCGGGCGTGGGCCTCGCGTCGCCACCACGCGACGCTGTTGCGGCTGGCGCCCATGGCCTCGGCGGCGCGGTCGATGCTGAGGCCGCAGGCGTGGGTGAGGGCGACCGCTTCGCGCATCTTGCGAGGGAGCGAGACGATCGCGCCGCGCAGCGCGGCCAGATCGTGGTCGGCGTCGGCCCCGACGAGCGTGAGCGACGCCGAGCGGTGTGACGCGTCGCGCCTCGCGCCGCGCGCACGCGTGCGCAGCATCGAGACCGCGCGCCGCCTGGTCAGCGTCAGCAGCCACGCCTGCGCGTCGCGGACGCTGTCGACCTCGCGAACGGGGGTATCGAAGAGGGAGACGAGGGCGGCCTGGGCGGCGTCCTCGGCGAGTTGTGCGTCGCGGAGGATGGAGCGCGCGTAGAGACGCAGCGACGGGCCGAGACGCGCGAGGAGTTCGCGTGCCGCGGCCTCGTCGCCCCGGCGGGTTCGCCGGAGGAGGGCGGTGAGGTTGGTGTCGCCGCCTTCGGTGCTCATCGCGCGAGAGACTCTCGGAGCGAGGCGAGCAGCGTGTCGCCGCGCTCGAGCGAGCGCAGGAGATTGCTGAAGCTCGGGGCGAGCGTGCCGGTGAGGTCTCCGAACGCGCCGGCGTCCGCGGCCTCGCTCAGCGACGCGAGCGTCGCGCCATCGCGCCGCTCAAGCGCGAGGATGGCGCGCTCCATGTAGAGTTCGTAGAGCGAAATCTGCGAAATGATGTCGCCCCCCTGCGCCAGGTA
Protein-coding sequences here:
- a CDS encoding RNA polymerase sigma factor; protein product: MSTEGGDTNLTALLRRTRRGDEAAARELLARLGPSLRLYARSILRDAQLAEDAAQAALVSLFDTPVREVDSVRDAQAWLLTLTRRRAVSMLRTRARGARRDASHRSASLTLVGADADHDLAALRGAIVSLPRKMREAVALTHACGLSIDRAAEAMGASRNSVAWWRREAHARLRAALDPDTTPPRALEHTDHA
- a CDS encoding sigma 54-interacting transcriptional regulator translates to MTPPPEHPDASSPPISTLGELRASGYRPRSVKAELRENTIAALREKRSIFPGIVGYERTVVPAVIDAILAQHDTLLLGLRGQAKTRILRAMVNLLDEWVPIIAAEGCELPDDPVAPVTLTGRDAVAALGDSTPVRWLHRSERYLEKLATPDVTVADLIGDIDIIKHAQGYTLADERSMHFGLIPRANRGIFVINELPDLAPRIQVALFNVLEERDIQIRGYPVRLNLDVCLMFSANPEDYTNRGRIVTPLKDRIGSVVRTHYPSDTKEAMRITRENAFVEREGARVRVPAVMHEILEETVSQARKSSHINQASGVSVRASIALLESLISAAERRALSTGEGEVVPRICDTGYLPAACRGKIELMLSEDGASGDGKSTEDRLIEALLGEAVKRVVSRLMPLSEVDTITEGFTKGMRLQLGDDISASDAIASMEHVEGLLSAAKTIAKKAGMDPSNEQDLACAGELALEFLYVNNRLSKLGGSMYAR